The following DNA comes from Kitasatospora sp. NBC_01287.
CGCCCCGTACACCGCCAGGGGCGTGGTGGTGCACGACGACGACGACTGGTCGGACGACCGCCGCCCGAAGACGCCGTGGGCCGAGACGGTGCTCTACGAGCTGCACGTGCGCGGCTTCACCATGCGCCACCCGGGCATCCCGCCCGAGCTGCGCGGCACCTACGCGGGCCTGGCCCACCCGGCCGCGATCGAGCACCTGACCTCGCTCGGGGTGACCGCCGTCGAGCTGCTGCCGGTGCACCAGTTCGCCAGCGAGGACCACCTGCACCGGCGCGGCCTGAGCAACTACTGGGGCTACAACTCGATCGGCTGGTTCGCCCCGCACGGCGGCTACAGCGCCTCCGGCACCCGCGGCCAGCAGGTCGGCGAGTTCAAGCGGATGGTCCGCGCCCTGCACCAGGCCGGCATCGAGGTGATCCTCGACGTGGTCTACAACCACACCGCCGAGGGCGGCGAGGGCGGCCCGACCCTCTCGCTGCGCGGCATCGACAACGCCGGCTACTACCGGCTGGGCCGCGGCCCGCGCGGCAACCGGGGCTACGACGACTACACCGGCTGCGGCAACACGCTGGACACCCGGCAGCCGCAGACCGTGCGGCTGGTCACCGACTCGCTGCGCTACTGGGCCACCGAGATGGGCGTGGACGGCTTCCGCTTCGACCTGGCCGCGGCGCTGGCCCGCGGCGGCGACGGGGTGGACATGCACCACCCGTTCCTGGCGGCGGTCTCCCAGGACCCCTTCCTCAGCCGGGTCAAGCTGATCGCCGAGCCCTGGGACGTCGGCCACGGCGGCTACCAGGTGGGCAACTTCCCGCCGCTCTGGGCCGAGTGGAACGACAAGTTCCGCGACACCGTGCGCGACTTCTGGCGCGGCGCCCGCCCCGACGTGGCCGAGCTGGGCTACCGGCTCTCCGGCTCCTCCGACCTCTACCAGCGCGGCGGCCGCCGCCCGTACGCCTCGGTCAACTACGTCACCGCGCACGACGGCTTCACCCTGCGCGACCTGGTCTCCTACAACGGCAAGCACAACGCGGCCAACGGCGAGGACGGCCGGGACGGCACCGACGACAACCGGTCCTGGAACTGCGGCACGGAGGGCGAGAGCGCCGACCCCGCGGTGCTCGAACTGAGAGCGCGCCAACTGCGCAACCTGCTGGCCACCCTGCTGCTCGCCTCCGGGGTCCCGATGCTCACGGCGGGCGACGAGTTCGGCCGCACCCAGGGCGGCAACAACAACGCCTACTGCCAGGACAACGAGACCAGCTGGGTGGACTGGTCGCTGCTGGAGCGGCCCGAGTGGCGCGCGCTGCGGCAGCTGACCGCCGACCTGATCCGGCTGCGCCGCGCCCACCCGGTGCTGCGCCAGCGCGCCTTCTTCTCCGGCCGGGCGGCGGTGCCCGGCGGACGGCGCGACCTGACCTGGTACACCGCGCACGGCACCGAGATGGCCGAGGCCGACTGGTTCGCGCCCACCGCGCAGCTGGGCATGCTGCTCAACGGCGACGCGATGTCCGAGCGCGACCAGCACGGCTGCCCGCTCACCGACGACAGCTTCCTGCTGCTGCTCAACGCCGCCGACCACCCCGCGGAGTTCGCCCTGCCGGGCGGGGGCCCCTGGGAGCTGCTGCTGGACACCGCCGACCGGGCAGCCG
Coding sequences within:
- the glgX gene encoding glycogen debranching protein GlgX; this encodes MTAFQELEHGPAPAPQAAHQPPAAPWPGSWQPLGARYRHGADGSHGTNFALWAPGAEAVELCLFDEAGAERRHPLTEQTFQTWHGYLPGIGPGQHYGYRVHGRWDPWTGARWNPAKLLLDPYARAVDGTFTGHPACCGSVRDWPEPEVADTVRDNRDSAPYTARGVVVHDDDDWSDDRRPKTPWAETVLYELHVRGFTMRHPGIPPELRGTYAGLAHPAAIEHLTSLGVTAVELLPVHQFASEDHLHRRGLSNYWGYNSIGWFAPHGGYSASGTRGQQVGEFKRMVRALHQAGIEVILDVVYNHTAEGGEGGPTLSLRGIDNAGYYRLGRGPRGNRGYDDYTGCGNTLDTRQPQTVRLVTDSLRYWATEMGVDGFRFDLAAALARGGDGVDMHHPFLAAVSQDPFLSRVKLIAEPWDVGHGGYQVGNFPPLWAEWNDKFRDTVRDFWRGARPDVAELGYRLSGSSDLYQRGGRRPYASVNYVTAHDGFTLRDLVSYNGKHNAANGEDGRDGTDDNRSWNCGTEGESADPAVLELRARQLRNLLATLLLASGVPMLTAGDEFGRTQGGNNNAYCQDNETSWVDWSLLERPEWRALRQLTADLIRLRRAHPVLRQRAFFSGRAAVPGGRRDLTWYTAHGTEMAEADWFAPTAQLGMLLNGDAMSERDQHGCPLTDDSFLLLLNAADHPAEFALPGGGPWELLLDTADRAAGQPLAARSLRLLRGGGLE